A window of Chryseobacterium shandongense genomic DNA:
TTGGAATCTTCAATATATTCTTTTTGCTTGACTGTGGAAAAACTTTTGAAACATATTGAAATACTTCTCGAAAAGATTGCAAATCATAGAGAGTTTGTTGAGGAAATGGACGTTCGAGATTTCGATTTTGATGATGAACAGCTCAATGATCTTTTTATCGGTGGTAAAGTAAAAGTTCTATTACAGGATATGGATTTGATAAAGTTCAGAGAGTTTCTTGAATCAGATTTTGAAATATTACAAGATTTGTACTTTAAGTGCAGAGTTATAACGGTTAGAAGAGACCAAAAACTTAAAGATCTAAAAGATCTCATTTCTAAGAAACTTCAAAACCCAATCAATCCCAACAATAAAAAGGTAATCGTCTTTTCTGCATTTGCCGACACGGTAAAATACCTTTACGAAAACTGTGCAGAAGAATTTGAGACTCAATATGGATTAAAATCAGCCTTGGTTTCCGGTAGTGATACCAACAAAACCAATTTAGAAGGGTGCAAAACAAATCTACAGAACATCCTGATTAACTTCTCACCAGTTTCCAAAACTCGTGACAGTATTTTTCCCGATCAGAAAGGTGAAATTGATTTGTTATTTTGCACCGATTGTATTTCAGAAGGACAAAACTTACAGGATTGTGATTACCTGATCAATTACGATATTCATTGGAATCCGGTACGAATTATTCAGAGATTTGGTCGTATTGACAGGATTGGTTCTAAAAACGATCAAATACAGTTAGTCAATTTTTATCCCGACATTGAATTAGATCAATACATAGATTTGATTCAACGTGTAAAAGGTAGAATGCAGATTCTCGACATTTCAGCTACCGGAGATGATAACGTGATAGATGACCGTGACGGGCAAAATAAAGAATTGGAGTACCGAAGAAAACAGTTAGAAAAAATGAAAGATTCGGTGGTTGATTTGGAAGACCTTGAAGGAGGAATCTCCATTTCCGATCTTACTTTTAATGACTTTAAAATAGATGCTGACCGTGTAAAAGAAGAGGAATTAAAACAATACGAATTATTTGCCAGTGGGATTTTCTCTTTGGTGGAAAATAATCTGGTTGATCATCCTGCCGGAGTTTTGTTTTGTCTTAAAGATTTAGATGAAAATAATTTTGAGGATAAACTAAAATCCAATTTATTACATCCGTATTCGTTGGTCTACATTACTTATGATGGTGAAGTTAAAGTACCGATGAGAATGGGAAAACGAGCCTTAGATATATTTAAAAAACTATCATTTGGGAAATTATCTGTAAAAGAAGAATTGTTGAAGCAGTTTAATATTAAATCAAAATCAGGTAAACACATGAACCAATATGTTGAACTTTTAGACATTGTAAAAAATCATTTATCTGGTGAAGAAAAAACAATGGAACTTAACTCTATCTTCAATCCGAATGGTTCGTTAATAGGTAAATCTGGCAAAAAATCAGAATACGAAGTCATAAGTTATCTAATTGTAAACTAAATAAAAACTAATAATACATAACAAATTAATGAATTGGAAAGAAATTTTTAAGTTACCTGAAAATTGTACACTGAATATTCCCATCACTAAAGTTTCCCTAAAAGAGCAAGATGGAATTACTCTGACTGACGCCAAACTTTTGGATGGTTCAGATGTTCAAAGTATCCGAATTTTTGGAATTGTGAGTAAAGGGAACGCCAATATTCCTGAGGCTGTTGATGACTCTCAATCTTTCGTGGAAGTCTATTTTATTGCTGTCAGTTTACGAACAGATGTTTATGAAAAAAATTACAAACCGGTTGCTCGATTGATACATAAACTGATTCCTCATAATTGTGTTGTAATTATACAATCTGAAGATGAATTACTTTCTCACATGAGTTTATCTACGAAAGCCATAAATAAAAATGACCAAAGGTTTAGAGTAATTTCAGATGAATTGTTTTCCGTTTTGATTAACGAAACACAAACAGATTTTCTTGAAGCCTTATCCTTTGCAAATGCCAATACTATCAATCTTAGATCATTTTATGAATACTATTTACAAGTCATCAAAAATTACAACCTGATAGATTTGACTAAAGAGTTCAAAATAAGAACGTATGAAATGACAGAGGAGTTACTAACCATTAATGAATCTGTTGAAAACTATCAATCGCAAATTAACCTCCAACAAAAACAACTGAAATCGGTCACTCAAATGAGTGAAAAAGTCAGGATAAATTCCGAAATTCACGACCTCAAACAAAAAATAGACGAACTAAAAGCTAAGATAGAATATGGAAAAGATTAATGAATTGACCTCAGAAAATATTGTTCAGCAGAATATTGAAAGATTAAAAGAAATCTTTCCTACAGCTTTTAGTGAAGGTAAATTAGTGGTTGAAGAATTACAGGCATTGGTTGGAGAATATATCCAAAAAGATAAAGAATTCTATCAAATGAATTGGGCGGGGAAAACCGAAGCCCAAAGAGAAGCTAATAAAGTATCTACCGGAACTTTGCGACCATGCAAGGAAGAAAGTAAAGACTGGGATTCCACCGGAAACATTTTTATTGAGGGTGATAATCTTGAAGTTTTAAAACTTTTACAGAAATCATACAGCAATAAAATCAAGATGATTTATATCGACCCACCTTACAATACAGGGAAAGATTTTGTGTATAAGGACAACTATAAAGATAATCTAAATAATTATCTTGAATTAACGGGGCAAAAAGATGAAGAAGGCAAAAAACTCAGCACCAATACAGATAGCGATGGTCGCTATCATAGCAATTGGCTAAATATGATGTATCCCCGATTAAAATTAGCGAGGAATTTAATGAAAGATGATGGAGTAATATTTATTTCTATTGATAATAATGAACTTTATAATTTAAAAAGAATTTGTGATGAGATATTTGGTGAAGAAAATTTTATTGAATGTATCACATGGAACAAAAGAATTCCTAAAAATGATAA
This region includes:
- a CDS encoding DUF4391 domain-containing protein, with product MNWKEIFKLPENCTLNIPITKVSLKEQDGITLTDAKLLDGSDVQSIRIFGIVSKGNANIPEAVDDSQSFVEVYFIAVSLRTDVYEKNYKPVARLIHKLIPHNCVVIIQSEDELLSHMSLSTKAINKNDQRFRVISDELFSVLINETQTDFLEALSFANANTINLRSFYEYYLQVIKNYNLIDLTKEFKIRTYEMTEELLTINESVENYQSQINLQQKQLKSVTQMSEKVRINSEIHDLKQKIDELKAKIEYGKD